The Halopseudomonas sabulinigri genome window below encodes:
- the ppc gene encoding phosphoenolpyruvate carboxylase encodes MTEIDARLREDVHHLGTLLGQTIQAHLGADFLQRIERIRLGAKQGRKQDAAAHDELLAALQDLPDQQLLPVCRAFNQFLNLANIAEQHHRIRRRRADEPLAFEMRCVSELLSRLLSEGFSAGQIMQQINTLDIELVLTAHPTEVTRRTLIQKYDAIAEALARGDHDDLTEAEREAVRQDLARLISEAWHTDEIRRQRPTPVDEAKWGFAVIEHSLWQALPQFLRSFDADTFAATGEHLDLRAAPVRIASWMGGDRDGNPNVTAPITREVLLLGRWMAADLYLRDVDSLANQLSMHAATDALLALAGDAAEPYRAVLKQLKLRLLATRDWAKAALSEEVAPDEAVLQSLEDLRDPLEACYHSLVKLGMRRIAHGPLLDTLRRVNAFGLGLVKLDIRQDAGRHADVFAELTEYLQLGNYAEWDEEARCRFLLQELHSRRPLLPTHWQPSTEVAEVLATCRVVANQPQLTLGSYVISMASHPSDVLAVKLLLKETGVQWPMRVAPLFETLADLEHAADAIDRLLSLEDYRALVGDEQEVMIGYSDSAKDAGTLAAGWAQYRAQEALVKVCQQHGVHLRLFHGRGGTVGRGGAPAHMAILSQPPGSVQGQLRVTEQGEMIRFKFGLPGIAIQSLQLYASAVLEASLLPPPAPEPAWRELVQRLADRSVEVYRGVVREEPQFVEYFRQATPEQELARLPLGSRPAKRRSQGGIETLRAIPWIFAWTQTRLMLPAWLGAGQALQEALDAGEGRVLQDMMAGWPFFLARVEMLEMVLSKADAGISRFYEQRLASADLWPLGERLRAALQQATEVILELRGTDVLLAHNPALSESVAVRNPYTDPLHLLQAELMARTRAQGDRIDPDLERALLVTVAGIAAGMRNTG; translated from the coding sequence ATGACTGAAATCGATGCTCGCCTGCGTGAGGATGTACACCATCTAGGCACTTTGCTCGGGCAAACCATTCAGGCCCATCTGGGCGCCGACTTTCTGCAACGCATTGAACGCATACGCTTGGGTGCCAAGCAGGGCCGCAAGCAGGACGCGGCCGCGCACGACGAGCTGCTCGCCGCGCTGCAGGACCTGCCCGACCAGCAGTTGCTGCCGGTTTGCCGAGCGTTCAATCAGTTCCTCAATCTGGCCAACATCGCCGAGCAGCATCACCGTATTCGTCGGCGCCGGGCCGACGAGCCGCTGGCGTTCGAGATGCGCTGTGTCAGCGAGTTGTTGAGCCGCTTGCTAAGTGAAGGCTTCAGCGCCGGGCAGATCATGCAGCAGATCAATACGCTGGATATCGAGCTGGTGCTGACCGCGCATCCGACCGAGGTGACTCGCCGTACCCTGATTCAGAAGTACGACGCCATTGCCGAGGCCTTGGCACGTGGCGATCACGATGACCTGACCGAGGCTGAGCGAGAAGCGGTGCGTCAGGACCTGGCGCGGCTGATCAGCGAGGCCTGGCATACCGATGAAATCCGGCGCCAACGGCCGACCCCGGTAGACGAGGCCAAGTGGGGCTTTGCGGTCATCGAGCATTCCCTTTGGCAGGCGCTGCCGCAATTTCTGCGCAGTTTTGACGCTGATACCTTTGCCGCCACCGGCGAACACCTCGACCTGCGCGCGGCGCCGGTACGTATCGCTTCCTGGATGGGCGGGGATCGTGACGGCAACCCCAATGTCACCGCTCCCATCACCCGGGAGGTGCTGTTGCTGGGCCGCTGGATGGCGGCGGACCTGTATCTGCGTGATGTCGATTCACTGGCGAACCAGCTCTCCATGCACGCCGCAACGGACGCGTTGCTGGCATTGGCCGGAGACGCCGCCGAACCCTATCGCGCTGTGCTCAAGCAGCTCAAGTTACGCTTGTTGGCAACGCGCGATTGGGCCAAGGCCGCACTAAGCGAAGAGGTGGCCCCCGATGAGGCCGTGTTGCAGTCGCTTGAGGATCTACGTGATCCCCTGGAGGCCTGCTATCACTCACTGGTAAAACTGGGTATGCGGCGGATCGCCCATGGCCCCTTGCTGGATACCCTGCGGCGCGTCAATGCCTTCGGGCTCGGCCTGGTCAAACTGGACATCCGCCAGGATGCCGGGCGTCATGCCGACGTCTTTGCCGAGCTGACCGAGTATCTGCAGCTGGGTAACTACGCCGAGTGGGATGAAGAGGCGCGCTGTCGTTTCCTGCTGCAGGAGCTGCACAGCCGTCGTCCGTTGTTACCTACACACTGGCAGCCCAGCACCGAAGTGGCCGAGGTATTGGCCACCTGCCGCGTGGTGGCCAATCAACCGCAGCTGACGCTGGGCTCCTATGTCATCTCCATGGCCTCGCACCCCTCGGATGTGCTGGCGGTCAAGCTGCTGTTAAAAGAGACCGGCGTGCAATGGCCGATGCGTGTAGCACCACTGTTCGAGACCCTGGCAGACCTGGAGCATGCGGCGGACGCAATTGACCGGCTGCTGTCGCTAGAGGATTACCGCGCGCTGGTCGGCGATGAACAGGAAGTCATGATCGGCTACTCGGATTCGGCCAAGGATGCCGGCACCCTGGCCGCCGGTTGGGCGCAGTACCGCGCGCAGGAAGCGCTGGTAAAGGTCTGCCAGCAGCATGGTGTGCACCTGCGCCTGTTCCATGGCCGCGGAGGTACCGTTGGCCGAGGTGGCGCGCCCGCGCACATGGCTATTTTGTCGCAGCCGCCAGGCTCGGTGCAGGGCCAGCTGCGGGTAACCGAGCAGGGCGAGATGATTCGCTTCAAGTTTGGTTTGCCGGGCATCGCCATTCAGAGTCTGCAGCTCTATGCCAGTGCCGTGCTGGAGGCAAGTTTGCTGCCCCCACCGGCACCCGAGCCGGCCTGGCGCGAGCTGGTGCAGCGTCTGGCGGATCGGTCGGTTGAGGTGTATCGCGGGGTGGTGCGGGAGGAGCCGCAATTCGTTGAGTACTTCCGTCAGGCAACGCCCGAGCAGGAATTGGCGCGACTGCCGCTAGGCAGTCGCCCGGCCAAGCGCCGTAGCCAAGGCGGCATAGAAACATTGCGGGCGATCCCGTGGATTTTTGCCTGGACGCAGACGCGTCTCATGTTGCCGGCCTGGCTGGGCGCCGGCCAGGCGCTGCAAGAGGCGTTGGACGCCGGTGAAGGCCGGGTGCTGCAGGACATGATGGCGGGTTGGCCGTTTTTTCTGGCGCGGGTAGAAATGCTGGAAATGGTGCTCTCCAAGGCGGATGCCGGTATTTCCCGCTTTTATGAACAGCGTCTGGCGAGCGCCGATCTCTGGCCGTTGGGCGAGCGTCTGCGCGCGGCGCTGCAACAGGCGACCGAGGTGATACTGGAGCTGCGCGGCACGGACGTGCTGCTGGCGCACAATCCTGCGTTGAGTGAGTCGGTCGCGGTGCGTAACCCCTACACCGATCCGCTGCATTTACTGCAGGCGGAATTGATGGCACGTACCCGGGCACAGGGTGACCGTATTGATCCGGACCTGGAGCGCGCCTTGCTGGTGACCGTTGCCGGTATCGCTGCCGGCATGCGCAATACCGGTTAA